TAACTTTCTACTCCCCAAGCGCTTTAATCCACTTTGGCGTCCTTTGCTGGAACTACTCAGCTCTTTTGAAATCAGGTATCCCTGTAAATAATGATGTAAGCCATTTGTTGAAAAACTTCCAAAACAAATGGCGTAAGATCGATTGCTTTTAATCTAACAAAAAAAATACGAATAATCAACTCAAAATTTGGAAATAAAAAATTTTTCAGCAGCCAGGAGTGCAGCGCCTTTACAGTCTGTCTATGAACTTATAAGAATTTAGAGATTAACTGTCATTGCGAGGAGCGCAGCGACGAAGCAATCTTTATGTTAATAGCGGCTTCTCCTGAAGATTGCTTCGGCAAAAAACGCCTCGCAATGACTACAAATTGTCAAATTAGCAAGTTTGTGGACACGCTGTTTATATGCTGCAAGTTGCCGCAAGGTGCAATCCATAAAGGGATTGCACTCCTGGTGCAACTCATAAAAGGATTGCACTCTAAAGAAAGCACTCCTCAAAAAAGCACTTGACTTTTTCCAATATCATTTCTATATTTAGCGAAATGAAAATCGAGGGTCTGAGGCAATGGACAAGCTGGTCAAAATTTTCAAAGCATTGGGCGATTGGAATCGGCTGCGCATCGTGAAGATGCTGCAACACCGATCGCTGTGCGTATGCGAGATTACGTCGGTGCTCGAGCTGGCAACATCCACGGTTTCCAAGCATCTGAGCGTTTTAAAAGAGGCGGAAATTATTTACGACAAAAAGGATGGCAAGTGGGTGGATTATCATCTGGCCACTGATCCCAAAAATATTTTCGTCACCGCCTTCCTGCCGCTCATCACCTATTGGCTGGCCGATGACGAGCAGGTGAAAGCGGATCTGGAAAAATTGAAATCGACTGATCGGGTGCAATTGTGCAAAACGTAGGATTGGAGCAATGGAGTGTTGGAGTAGTGGAGTTGTGAAGTATTGGACTATTGGAGTAGTGAAATGTATACTCCATCACTCCAATACTGCTGCAGTGCGGCTATTTACGTAAAGCGTTTTGGCAATGAATAACTTAATTAGCGCCTGAACGAAAATCAATAAAAATTGTCCTTCCGAGCGCAGTCGAGGAATCTGAATATTCCAATAAATTAGTGCCTTACCCAGATTCCTCACTTCGTTCGGAATGACAAAAACTGTAGTTTTCGTTCGAGCACCAGTTACCCAATTACCTAATTACCCAACCAACATTTCGACATTTGACGAACCATCGAAAGGCAAATTGGATGAAGCAAAAAATACTCGTGTTGTGCACTGGCAACTCGTGCCGCTCGCAGATGGCCGAGGGTTATTTGCGGCATCTGGCGGGTGACCGATTTGAAGTGACCAGCGCAGGATTGGAGCCGAGCGTGGTCAATCCGAAGGCTATTCAGGTGATGCAGGAGGATGGCGTGGATATTTCGAGCCATACCTCCAAAGATGTGGTGCAATTCATCGGGCAAAAGTTTGATTATATCATCACGGTTTGTGATAATGCCAGGGAACATTGTCCCTATTTTCCAGGCCAGGCGGAGCGGATTCATTGGAGCTTTGAGGATCCAGCCCAAGCAGTCGGTTCTGAAGAGGAAGTATTGGATGTGTTTCGTCAGGTGAGGGATAAAATTAAATCGACGTTAAAACAATTCATTCAAGAACTAAACGCATGAGGTAAGAAATGAGCGAAGGTGTAGCTAAAAAATTATCGTTTTTCGATCGCTATTTGACTTTATGGATATTTATTACCATGTTTATCGGAGTAGTGGCTGGCTATGCCGTGCCATCAATCGCTGGATTTTGGGATCGATTTAAA
This region of candidate division KSB1 bacterium genomic DNA includes:
- a CDS encoding metalloregulator ArsR/SmtB family transcription factor — encoded protein: MDKLVKIFKALGDWNRLRIVKMLQHRSLCVCEITSVLELATSTVSKHLSVLKEAEIIYDKKDGKWVDYHLATDPKNIFVTAFLPLITYWLADDEQVKADLEKLKSTDRVQLCKT
- a CDS encoding arsenate reductase ArsC, with the translated sequence MKQKILVLCTGNSCRSQMAEGYLRHLAGDRFEVTSAGLEPSVVNPKAIQVMQEDGVDISSHTSKDVVQFIGQKFDYIITVCDNAREHCPYFPGQAERIHWSFEDPAQAVGSEEEVLDVFRQVRDKIKSTLKQFIQELNA